In the genome of Sphingopyxis sp. YF1, the window CGCGAGTATGATCAGCGTCGCTCCGGCGATCCGCCCGGGGCCGAAGCCCGGCGCGGGTTCGGCTTTTGCACGGGGTTTCGCGGCGGGCGCCGTCGGCGGCCTGGTTTTTTCGGTCATGCGCGCACCTTATCGGCGCCGTCGCCGCACGCAACCGCCGCCGTGCGCTTATCGCTGGACGGCGAGGGGGCTGTTGTGGCAACGGCTGCACGCACCGGCGCGGGGGTGAATCGAAACCACCGCGCCTCCACGGGCCCCTGTGGTGAAATTGGTAGACGCGCTCGACTCAAAATCGAGTTCCGCAAGGAGTGCTGGTTCGAGTCCGGCCAGGGGCACCATTTCGGAACAAAGCCGGGCACCGCGCACGATTTTTTTCGCAACCTCCGCGACGAGCGCTTGCAGCAGATTGCGCTTGGAGCCGAGAATTCGAACCTCGTCAGCCGGCACTTTCACCTGCTGTGCAACCGCCTTCGGGCATTCAGCGCTGAGCGACGCCGTCGCCCATGCCGCGGCGGTCTCTGCCTGATCGCTTGTCGCCTCGAGAGTCTCTATGCGATCCTTGAGGTCCAGATCGTCCACGCCGGCAATGCCGTTTTCGATCGCATCATGTCGCCGCAATGTCTGCTTTTTGGAATGGAGATCGCCGCATGGGATTTCCGCCTCTCCCAACAATAAGCTATCTGCAATCCATGGTGAAAGAGACACGGATACGGTCGACGACGGAGGCTGTTCTGATCTGCCCCTTCTGAGTGGTCCAAAATTGATGATATTTTGGATTACGAAGGAAAATGTGAATGCCGGCCAAGAAGCACCGCCCGGAAGAGATTATCGGCAAGCTGCGTGAAGCGGAGGTTGTGCTGGCGCAGGGCGCCACGACGGCGGAAGCGTGTCGGCGGATCGCGATCAGCGAGCAGACCTATTGTCGTTGGCGCAAGGAATAGGGTGGCCTGAAGATCGATCAGGCGCGTCGGGAGAGGCGGCTGCGACGCCGACGATGTACGCTCTCATCGGCGACGTATTTCCTCCGGTGAAACGTCCGCTGGCGCTCGCGATTGCCGGCTTGGGCTCGTCGATCGGCTCTTTCGTGGCCCTCTGGTTCGGTGGTTACATCATCGAGCAGTGGGGCTGGCGCCAGGCGTTTGTGATGTTCGGCGGCATCGGCGTTGCGGTCGCGATCCTTGTCGTCGCGTTGATGCCGGAGCCTCGCAGGCTGAAGCCCAAGAACGACACCAAGAGTCCGCCCCTGCTGGTGCAAGCGCGGAGCCTGCTCTCCATCGGCGCCTACCGGTGGTTGCTCGTCGGGACGCTGTTCGGCTCGATGGCCATGTATTCCTTCACCAGGCTGCCTTCTTTCTACATGCGGGTGCATGACTGGACGCCTTCAACGACCGGGTTCTGGCTGGGGATCGTCGTCGGCGTAACCGGGATCGGCGGCGGGCTGGTCATTGGTGCACTGGCCGGTCATTGGAGCAAGACGGACTTGGCCGCGCCAAACAAGCTGTGCGTGCTTTTGCTGCTGATCGGCGCGCCTTTCATGTTCGTGACGCTCTTCGCTCCGTCTCCGATGGTTTCGATCCTGGCCTTCGCGTTGCCGGCGATATGAATTCAGGGCTACTCGATACCCATCCACGCGGCTCAGCAAAACCTTGCGCCCGATGACTCGCGCGCCCTTGCCGCCTCGCTGGGGATCATCGTGACGAACCTGGGCGGTCTTTCGCTCAGGGCGGGCTTGGTCGGTCTGATCTCCGACGTGCTCAAGGATTACGGGGTGGACGAAACCTTGCGCTTTGCTCTGATCCTGGTTCCCGCCGTCTCCGTCATCGGCGCCGCGGCATTCTGGCGATCTGCACAGCTTATGCCCCGCACAGCGGTGGATTGAAGCCCTTGTAATCTCTCCATTGGCGTGCGCCACGGCGGGGCCGGAGAGACGGTTTTCTGCTAGGCCCTTTTCGGCCCGCCTCGCCTGCCGCTACCCGGGCGCATTTCCGGCTTGCGCAAGGATGCCGGCTCGGGATGGTGTGGCGTCTTTGCCGGCTCAGCCGCCCGGGGCCTCGGCGATCCTGCTTATTGTCTCGGGTGACACTATAATCAGCCCCTGCCTCCGGCTGGCCAGCAGGCCCCGACGCTCCCAATTCGCAAGAATTCGGCTGGCGGTGTGAAGCGTCGTTCCCGCAATGTCTGCAATGTCCTTGCGCCGCAGTGGAAATTCGATCCGGATGCCATCACCGGTCGGGCGGCCGGCCTGATCGAGCAGCCGCAACAGGGTGCGTGCGACCCGGCGATCGGCGCTCTGCGTCGCCAGCTCGCGCAGCCGTTCCTGCGTTTCGCCGATACGCTTGCCGAGGATTGCGATCATGTTGATCGCTACGCCTGAATGCTGTTCCATCAGCGCCAGCAGGGCGAGAGGATCCCAGCTGATTTCGACCGAGTCGGTCATCGTCGTTGCATCGGCGGGATAAAGTCCGTCGGTCAGTACCGGTACGCAGCCGAATATTTCACCCGGGCCGATCAGGCGGATCAATATTTCTTCGCCGTCGCTTCCGGATTGCGTGATGCGAACGCTGCCCGACAGCAATGCATGGGCGCGGCCGGCGTGCTCGCCCTGGTCGAAGATCCGCATATTCCCGGGAATCCGCCGCATCTGCGCCGCTGCAGCGGTCTTGCGCCGGATATCGGCAGGGAGCGCCGCCATCAGTGCAAGGCCGGCCAGATCATCGGCGTCGGGACGGGAAATGGTCGTCACGGGGCAGACCCTAAGGCCCTGTTTGCGCCAGCGCAAATTGCACTTGTGCGTTTCGCGCTATTTTCCGGGCGGTCGGATGCACACCCGATTTCGGCGCGAATGGAGAATGGCAGATGTTCTGTCCGGAGTGCGGAGAAATCGTCGGGCCGGGACCGCTGGATCTGCGGCACCCCGGTCGCCGCGCGGCTGAAACCGCGGAGAGCAGGTTGCGGGCGATTTTCGGCGGGCGCAATTGGTTTCGATCGTGGCGGAGCGCGGGCAGGCAACGTCGCTGCGTCCGGGAGGATTGATCATGGCGATACGTCATTCGCGATCCGGCGAGCCGGTGCGTCTGGGGTCGATCGGCGACGCCGCGACACGGACCGTGGCGCTTGCGCGCACGCCGGCTTTCGAGGCCGTCCATCTGGTTGTGCGCGCCGGTGATTCAATAGCTTCGCACCGCGTTGCGGGCGCGATGACGCTTTATTGCATCGCTGGCCATGTGCGTTTCGAGGGCGGTTCGCCGCCCGAACTTGGGACCGGCGACTGGCTGTATCTCGATCCCGGCACACCGCACGCGCTGGAGGCGGTGACCGACACGTCGCTGCTGCTGACGATATTGTTCGATCAATCCGGCAAAAAGTGACTGGCGCCCACATTGGGCGTGCGAGGACGCGTTGAAAGGACAGGGGGTTTTCATGGGCGAATATCGCAGGCTCTGGTGGACGTTGATCGCGGTCCTGACCGTCACCTTCGCCATATTGGGGGTGTCGGGGGTCGAGGTCTATCGCAAAGCGCCGCCCATCCCGGCGCAGGTCGTCACCGCCTCGGGCGAGGTGCTGATGACCCGCGACGATATT includes:
- a CDS encoding cupin domain-containing protein is translated as MAIRHSRSGEPVRLGSIGDAATRTVALARTPAFEAVHLVVRAGDSIASHRVAGAMTLYCIAGHVRFEGGSPPELGTGDWLYLDPGTPHALEAVTDTSLLLTILFDQSGKK
- a CDS encoding Crp/Fnr family transcriptional regulator; the protein is MRWRKQGLRVCPVTTISRPDADDLAGLALMAALPADIRRKTAAAAQMRRIPGNMRIFDQGEHAGRAHALLSGSVRITQSGSDGEEILIRLIGPGEIFGCVPVLTDGLYPADATTMTDSVEISWDPLALLALMEQHSGVAINMIAILGKRIGETQERLRELATQSADRRVARTLLRLLDQAGRPTGDGIRIEFPLRRKDIADIAGTTLHTASRILANWERRGLLASRRQGLIIVSPETISRIAEAPGG
- a CDS encoding MFS transporter, producing MSADRDQRADLLSLAQGIGWPEDRSGASGEAAATPTMYALIGDVFPPVKRPLALAIAGLGSSIGSFVALWFGGYIIEQWGWRQAFVMFGGIGVAVAILVVALMPEPRRLKPKNDTKSPPLLVQARSLLSIGAYRWLLVGTLFGSMAMYSFTRLPSFYMRVHDWTPSTTGFWLGIVVGVTGIGGGLVIGALAGHWSKTDLAAPNKLCVLLLLIGAPFMFVTLFAPSPMVSILAFALPAI